One window of Oreochromis niloticus isolate F11D_XX linkage group LG23, O_niloticus_UMD_NMBU, whole genome shotgun sequence genomic DNA carries:
- the LOC102077026 gene encoding uncharacterized protein LOC102077026, producing MGQCVGRQDALMNQRGHPDRRRVRVQPVPDYEALVPIRRGRGSIGSLYGSIDTSHTERLSLVTHSNARRSNIPPDRRGDSEAMLRRGNRSFSELMVHKDFRTQQLTSIFEPEVETESGIISYRFKCPGSGLFQCSLTGLVFDMTQEVEVLYRIIQWDQSILQSIGKTAAGPLFEIKGCEDAIRQLHFPHCETDEAVLSDDSLSVINFSDDGFSVLQPLKITDTHVIVEVSHLSAFGLIWDFIKRFLTIKNPIKGQVLLFVRATPMGAQTQNLDVFLLPCNVPLHEVKAQQPHSVYIPVPSNCKLVKNETYTVLCPTARKIQPKKAEFDMEFGPNYYATFEIRFDVNTEEVTVTVQDQTNEEVWEHDIDMAAVPPSPPVSCSSCQTLHQKSVPQSRMLPHPGSPDVNVAPKLKVSTELLEMLNDLDDGDFDTFKWHLKSELWKNIKPIQENKLTKAERHAMVDLMVQKYEISGAVEVMESVLLKISRNDLVEKLRLLTVDTSI from the exons ATGGGTCAGTGTGTGGGAAGACAGGACGCTCTAAT GAACCAACGTGGACATCCAGATAGACGTAGAGTGAGGGTTCAACCTGTACCTGACTATGAGGCCTTAGTACCCATTCGCAG GGGGCGCGGAAGCATAGGGTCACTATATGGATCAATTGACACAAG CCATACAGAAAGGCTTAGCTTAGTCACACATTCTAATGCACGACGCTCCAATATTCCCCCAGACAGGAGAG GTGACTCAGAGGCCATGTTGAGGAGAGGAAATCGAAGCTTCTCTGAGCTGATGGTCCACAAAGATTTCAGGACTCAGCAG CTTACATCCATCTTTGAACCTGAAGTGGAAACTGAATCTGGAATCATTTCCTACAG ATTCAAGTGTCCTGGTTCGGGTCTCTTCCAGTGTTCTCTGACTGGACTGGTGTTTGACATGACTCAGGAGGTGGAAGTTCTGTACAGGATTATCCAGTGGGATCAGAGTATCCTCCAATCAATTGGCAAGACAGCAGCAGGACCGCTGTTTGAGATAAAGGGCTGTGAGGATGCAATTCGTCAACTCCACTTCCCACACTGTGAAACAGATGAAG CTGTGCTCTCTGATGACTCACTGTCTGTCATCAACTTCTCCGATGATGGATTTAGCGTCCTACAGCCACTGAAGATCACAGATACTCATGTGATTGTAGAAGTCTCTCACCTCTCTGCCTTTGGGCTTATCTGGGATTTCATAAAGAGGTTTTTGACCATAAAGAATCCAATTAAGGGCCAAGTTTTACTGTTTGTCAGAGCAACACCGATGGGAGCACAGACACAAAACCTTGATGTTTTTCTCCTGCCATGCAACGTCCCTCTGCACGAG GTAAAAGCACAGCAGCCACACTCTGTTTACATCCCGGTGCCTTCCAACTGTAAACTTGTCAAAAATGAGACTTACACTGTTCTCTGTCCAACAGCCAGGAAAATCCAACCCAAG AAAGCTGAATTTGACATGGAGTTTGGACCAAACTACTATGCAACGTTTGAGATCCGTTTTGATGTAAACACAGAAGAAGTCACTGTAACAGTTCAAGACCAAACCAACGAAGAAGTCTGGGAGCATGACATTGATATGGCAG CTGTGCCTCCTTCTCCACCTGTCTCCTGTAGCAGTTGTCAGACGCTTCACCAGAAGAGTGTACCGCAAAGCAGGATGTTGCCTCATCCAG GTTCTCCAGATGTGAATGTCGCACCAAAG CTGAAAGTTTCAACTGAGCTCCTCGAGATGCTGAATGATTTAGATGATGGGGACTTTGACACCTTTAAGTGGCACCTCAAGTCTGAGCTGTGGAAAAACATCAAGCCCATCCAAGAGAACAAGCTTACGAAGGCAGAGCGGCATGCAATGGTGGATCTCATGGTGCAGAAGTATGAGATAAGTGGAGCTGTAGAAGTGATGGAGAGCGTTTTATTGAAGATCAGCAGGAATGACCTGGTGGAAAAGTTAAGACTCTTAACTGTGGATACATCAATCTGA